One window of the Archangium primigenium genome contains the following:
- a CDS encoding efflux RND transporter permease subunit — protein sequence MSDPTHKPPRFALAYANLMVRRPGLVLLVILALFGVCLWGTTKLTINSNQLDLISQDLPEVKEVKRIIDMVGGSGHLMLALRGDDEATLKKVADNLGAQLKADTKNVRSVTWKLPVEFIQQNMALFIKTEDLTEGKRRIMAWLKDQLRRNNPFFIEIQKTEPVKLEMDDLVNKYSSVGKKSIRDDYNISNDKKMVLMLIKPMWDSNQIGLTKEYIDGLRQQLAAYPTTPDSDGVKLVEDYQLMGDKQTVAYGFTGSYKTSVDDSYAIEESLQPVTLLALGAIFLITILAFRKWVPTIIVVTGTVIGTIITMGFTYVTVGELNMITSILGGLLMGFGIDYGIHFVFRTRLELGAGKPYDEAIRDAVVNAGRPALVAAVVTSGSFFVLMRSEFRGFSQFGFLSGVGTFIIGVLLFAWSPALLSLLGRVNPAWPRKLIGEMKPPPVRNATGQEVRVPKPGLVLGIGTVVTVLLCLCCVNWTDQDIPTDRPATFAERIKGGIRFNYNSRALIPEGQPSVKLQDEISQRFNISSDPIAVYSKTLPEARAIYDELTQNPKKYPTIDQVVSIYTFVPPPETAAANAKILQEWKEELADVDVNSLPPEAQDKAALFMKMLEARPFDVNGVPANYAAQFKHLPESKPENHGYLTFIYPAVDLWDGKKMLDFADQTSAIPTPELKDASGQVIAPAEIHRAAGAAPLFARLARIVLSDGKWAVGLVTIWILFMHFLDFRSVTLALASVIPLTVGLAVMLGIMTLADLHLNFMNIIILPILLGFGVSHGLYLLHRYLEGTSPMVALRSVGAAVATSTLTTASGFAALLVASHNGLKSMGMVACIGLITTLIVSFTVLAAVMQVLWDRRARNSGGTGSQTPPASGDKPGHAA from the coding sequence ATGAGTGACCCGACCCACAAGCCCCCGCGCTTCGCCCTGGCCTACGCGAACCTCATGGTCCGTCGTCCCGGGCTCGTCCTCCTGGTGATTCTCGCGCTCTTTGGCGTGTGCCTGTGGGGGACCACGAAGCTCACCATCAACTCCAATCAGCTCGACCTCATCTCTCAGGACTTGCCCGAGGTGAAGGAGGTCAAGCGCATCATCGACATGGTGGGCGGCAGCGGCCACCTCATGCTCGCGCTGCGCGGGGATGACGAGGCCACGCTCAAGAAGGTGGCCGACAACCTCGGCGCCCAGCTCAAGGCCGACACGAAGAACGTGCGCTCGGTGACGTGGAAGCTGCCGGTGGAGTTCATCCAGCAGAACATGGCCCTCTTCATCAAGACGGAGGACCTGACCGAGGGCAAGCGCCGCATCATGGCGTGGCTCAAGGATCAGCTGCGCCGCAACAACCCCTTCTTCATCGAGATTCAGAAGACCGAGCCGGTGAAGCTGGAGATGGACGATCTCGTCAACAAGTACAGCAGCGTCGGCAAGAAGAGCATCCGGGATGACTACAACATCTCGAACGACAAGAAGATGGTGCTCATGCTCATCAAGCCGATGTGGGACTCCAACCAGATCGGCCTGACGAAGGAGTACATCGACGGGCTGCGCCAGCAGCTCGCCGCCTACCCCACGACGCCCGACTCCGACGGGGTGAAGCTGGTGGAGGACTACCAGCTCATGGGCGACAAGCAGACCGTGGCCTACGGCTTCACCGGCTCGTACAAGACGTCGGTGGATGACTCCTACGCCATCGAGGAGTCGCTGCAGCCGGTGACGCTGCTGGCGCTCGGCGCCATCTTCCTCATCACCATCCTGGCCTTCCGCAAGTGGGTGCCCACCATCATCGTGGTGACGGGCACGGTGATTGGCACCATCATCACCATGGGCTTCACCTACGTGACGGTGGGCGAGCTCAACATGATCACCAGCATCCTCGGTGGCTTGTTGATGGGCTTCGGCATCGACTACGGCATCCACTTCGTCTTCCGCACGCGGCTGGAGCTGGGCGCGGGCAAGCCCTACGACGAGGCCATCCGCGACGCGGTGGTGAACGCGGGCCGCCCGGCGCTCGTGGCCGCGGTGGTGACGTCCGGCTCGTTCTTCGTGCTCATGCGCAGCGAGTTCCGCGGCTTCAGCCAGTTCGGCTTCCTGTCCGGCGTGGGCACCTTCATCATCGGCGTGCTGCTGTTCGCCTGGAGCCCCGCGCTGCTGTCCCTGCTGGGCCGCGTGAATCCCGCCTGGCCGCGCAAGCTCATCGGCGAGATGAAGCCCCCGCCGGTGCGCAACGCCACGGGCCAGGAGGTGCGCGTGCCCAAGCCGGGCCTCGTGCTCGGCATCGGCACGGTGGTGACGGTGCTCCTGTGCCTGTGCTGCGTGAACTGGACGGACCAGGACATCCCCACCGACCGGCCCGCCACCTTCGCCGAGCGCATCAAGGGCGGCATCCGCTTCAACTACAACAGCCGCGCGCTCATCCCCGAGGGCCAGCCCTCGGTGAAGCTCCAGGACGAGATCAGCCAGCGCTTCAACATCTCCAGCGATCCCATCGCCGTGTACTCCAAGACGCTGCCGGAGGCGCGCGCCATCTACGACGAGCTGACCCAGAACCCGAAGAAGTACCCCACCATCGATCAGGTGGTGAGCATCTACACCTTCGTGCCTCCGCCGGAGACGGCCGCGGCCAACGCGAAGATCCTCCAGGAGTGGAAGGAGGAGCTGGCGGACGTGGACGTCAATTCGCTGCCGCCCGAGGCCCAGGACAAGGCGGCCCTGTTCATGAAGATGCTCGAGGCGCGGCCCTTCGACGTGAACGGCGTGCCGGCCAACTACGCCGCGCAGTTCAAGCACCTGCCGGAGAGCAAGCCGGAGAACCACGGCTACCTCACCTTCATCTACCCGGCGGTGGACCTGTGGGACGGCAAGAAGATGCTCGACTTCGCGGACCAGACGAGCGCCATTCCCACCCCGGAGCTCAAGGACGCGTCGGGCCAGGTCATCGCCCCGGCGGAGATCCACCGGGCCGCGGGCGCCGCGCCCCTGTTCGCGCGGCTCGCGCGCATCGTGCTGTCCGACGGCAAGTGGGCCGTGGGGCTCGTCACCATCTGGATCTTGTTCATGCACTTCCTGGACTTCCGCAGCGTGACGCTCGCGCTCGCCTCGGTCATCCCGCTCACGGTGGGCCTGGCCGTGATGCTCGGCATCATGACGCTGGCGGATCTCCACCTGAACTTCATGAACATCATCATCTTGCCCATCTTGCTGGGCTTCGGCGTGAGTCACGGCCTCTACCTGCTTCACCGCTACCTGGAGGGCACATCCCCCATGGTGGCGCTGCGCAGCGTGGGCGCGGCCGTGGCCACCTCCACGCTGACCACGGCCTCGGGCTTCGCCGCGCTGCTGGTGGCGAGCCACAACGGCCTCAAGTCCATGGGCATGGTGGCGTGCATCGGCCTCATCACCACGCTCATCGTGTCCTTCACGGTGCTCGCCGCGGTGATGCAGGTGCTGTGGGATCGGCGCGCGCGCAACTCCGGGGGCACGGGCAGCCAGACGCCGCCCGCCTCGGGCGACAAGCCCGGCCACGCCGCCTGA
- a CDS encoding MlaC/ttg2D family ABC transporter substrate-binding protein, producing the protein MHARLRTLSLLATLALSLPAVAAPAANEAATKPVKTVVQSVRYSKDDLALKQLANDEQGRFLLGEDWAKGTDAQRKEFTQLFHSLFSKIAFPKVRDNFKNLESITYTEPAVEGDKANVKSTVVINHPMKKQEMKLQYSVVKEGGGWKVLDVSVLGDSMLTGIRDDQVRPILKQGGWDHLLDLMRKKDAELSKK; encoded by the coding sequence ATGCACGCTCGACTCCGCACTTTGTCCCTGCTGGCCACCCTCGCCCTGTCCCTGCCGGCCGTCGCCGCCCCCGCCGCCAACGAGGCGGCGACCAAGCCCGTGAAGACCGTGGTGCAGTCGGTGCGCTACAGCAAGGACGACCTGGCGCTCAAGCAGCTCGCCAACGACGAGCAGGGCCGCTTCCTGCTCGGCGAGGACTGGGCCAAGGGCACCGACGCCCAGCGCAAGGAGTTCACCCAGCTGTTCCACAGCCTGTTCTCGAAGATCGCCTTCCCCAAGGTGCGCGACAACTTCAAGAACCTGGAATCCATCACCTACACGGAGCCCGCGGTGGAGGGGGACAAGGCGAACGTGAAGTCCACGGTCGTCATCAACCACCCCATGAAGAAGCAGGAGATGAAGCTGCAGTACTCGGTGGTGAAGGAGGGCGGCGGCTGGAAGGTGCTGGACGTGTCGGTGCTCGGCGACTCCATGCTCACCGGCATCCGGGATGATCAGGTGCGCCCCATCCTCAAGCAGGGCGGCTGGGATCACCTGCTCGACCTGATGCGCAAGAAGGACGCCGAGCTTTCCAAGAAGTAG
- the metK gene encoding methionine adenosyltransferase, producing MPTDYLFTSESVTEGHPDKIADQISDGVLDAILSKDPQGRVAVETLVKTGLAIVAGEVTTNCYVDIPKIVRSTICRIGYTDSSMGYDGNTCGVMVAIEGQSQDIARGVDNKKEQGAGDQGMMFGFACDETPEFMPAPIHYAHALTKRLSDVRRKTHDWLRPDGKSQVTVEYKAGRPVRIDAVVVSTQHSDDVSNKKIHEAIREDVIAKALPKKLIDNKTKIYINPTGRFVIGGPMGDSGVTGRKIIVDTYGGMGRHGGGAFSGKDPSKVDRSAAYMGRYIAKNVVAAGLARRCEVQVSYAIGVAEPVSVLVETFGTSTVPEEKIQAAIRQVFGLKPREITEHLDLLRPIYQKTAAYGHFGRAEKEFTWERTDKKDQLREVVGAPASTPSSRLKAAV from the coding sequence ATGCCGACCGACTACCTGTTCACCTCCGAATCCGTTACCGAAGGCCACCCGGACAAGATCGCCGATCAGATCTCCGACGGGGTGCTGGACGCCATCCTCTCCAAGGACCCCCAGGGCCGCGTGGCCGTGGAGACCCTGGTGAAGACGGGTCTGGCCATCGTCGCTGGTGAGGTGACCACCAATTGTTACGTCGACATCCCGAAGATCGTGCGCAGCACCATCTGCCGCATCGGGTACACCGACAGCTCCATGGGCTATGACGGCAACACCTGCGGCGTCATGGTGGCCATCGAGGGCCAGAGCCAGGACATCGCGCGCGGCGTGGACAACAAGAAGGAGCAGGGCGCGGGCGACCAGGGGATGATGTTCGGCTTCGCCTGCGACGAGACGCCGGAGTTCATGCCGGCCCCCATCCACTACGCCCACGCGCTCACCAAGCGCCTGTCCGACGTGCGCCGCAAGACGCACGACTGGCTGCGCCCGGACGGCAAGAGCCAGGTCACCGTGGAGTACAAGGCCGGCCGCCCGGTGCGCATCGACGCCGTCGTGGTGTCCACGCAGCACTCCGACGACGTGTCCAACAAGAAGATCCACGAGGCCATCCGCGAGGACGTCATCGCGAAGGCGCTGCCCAAGAAGCTCATCGACAACAAGACGAAGATCTACATCAACCCCACGGGCCGCTTCGTCATCGGTGGCCCCATGGGCGACTCGGGCGTCACGGGCCGCAAGATCATCGTGGACACCTACGGCGGCATGGGCCGTCACGGTGGCGGCGCGTTCAGCGGCAAGGACCCCTCCAAGGTGGACCGCTCGGCCGCGTACATGGGCCGCTACATCGCCAAGAACGTGGTGGCCGCGGGCCTCGCGCGCCGCTGCGAGGTGCAGGTCTCCTACGCCATCGGCGTGGCCGAGCCCGTGAGCGTGCTGGTGGAGACCTTCGGCACCTCCACCGTGCCCGAGGAGAAGATCCAGGCCGCCATCCGCCAGGTCTTCGGCCTCAAGCCGCGCGAGATCACCGAGCACCTGGACCTGCTGCGGCCCATCTACCAGAAGACCGCCGCCTACGGTCACTTCGGGCGCGCCGAGAAGGAGTTCACCTGGGAGCGCACCGACAAGAAGGACCAGCTGCGCGAGGTCGTGGGCGCGCCCGCGTCCACCCCCAGCAGCCGCCTCAAGGCCGCCGTCTGA
- a CDS encoding mucoidy inhibitor MuiA family protein encodes MSTLWLAAVEAPVTSVTVYGDQARVVRTAKVTLSGTQRVELPRLYGQVEPDSLRVEARGAEVTRVEVRPVTSEPLPGSEARRLITELERLDDRLAQVRAEHAAHTAALAHVWRLQPQGARGSSESGEASATRSPPRLDAAGWKAAADFVAERASRLQAKVRELAQRESALEREQTALVQEARRLGGAPQQRGLEVLPTVTGQGAATLTLTYVTRGARWVPTYELRLEPESSRVEVAFAGRVSQDSGEDWEDAALTLSTALPSRITRVPEPTTWKIGQLERFIPTAPTVPDAWRAPPPPPPPSPRRPDEDERLRGRLLALSAGGASRPLAPEERLVEESLDEEEVAAGMPMPAPSVEARNYEALAELAPGANKGSFRGAPPDVGATAVGLSPPAAWRPPPVAPNSPAALAGGYALTFPAQRRETVRSGGGERRVPLLTESWPVQLQRDVYPALTPTAFLVAQLRSPSKQVLPGGEAQLFVGADPAGQAKLSVVAPGEPFTLPLGVDPAVRPVRNVRVVSKEKGFLGKKDVTDYLVTLEVANPYPVPLALVLHDQWPLSRSQDVEVELVRTEPSAEQDKDKGTLVWRLTVPPSAKTSVSFHYTVRLPKGWRLTQSP; translated from the coding sequence GTGAGCACGCTCTGGCTCGCCGCGGTGGAGGCACCCGTCACCTCGGTCACGGTCTACGGCGACCAGGCCCGGGTGGTGCGCACGGCGAAGGTGACCCTGTCGGGCACGCAGCGCGTGGAGCTGCCGAGGCTCTACGGCCAGGTGGAGCCCGACAGTCTCCGCGTGGAGGCACGGGGCGCCGAGGTGACGCGCGTGGAGGTGCGCCCGGTGACGTCCGAGCCGCTGCCCGGCAGCGAGGCCCGTCGGCTCATCACCGAGTTGGAGCGCCTGGATGACCGGCTCGCCCAGGTGCGCGCCGAGCACGCGGCCCACACCGCCGCGCTCGCCCACGTGTGGCGGCTCCAGCCCCAGGGCGCGCGGGGGTCCTCGGAGAGCGGCGAGGCCTCCGCGACCCGGTCGCCGCCTCGCCTGGATGCGGCGGGGTGGAAGGCGGCGGCGGACTTCGTGGCGGAGCGCGCCTCGCGCCTGCAGGCGAAGGTGCGCGAGCTCGCCCAGCGCGAGAGCGCGCTGGAGCGCGAGCAGACGGCCCTGGTCCAGGAGGCCCGACGTCTGGGCGGCGCGCCGCAGCAGCGGGGCCTGGAGGTGCTGCCCACGGTGACGGGGCAGGGCGCCGCCACCCTCACGCTCACCTATGTCACGCGGGGCGCGCGCTGGGTGCCCACCTACGAGCTGCGCCTGGAGCCGGAGAGCAGTCGGGTGGAGGTGGCGTTCGCCGGGCGCGTGAGCCAGGACTCGGGGGAGGACTGGGAGGACGCGGCGCTCACGCTGAGCACGGCGCTGCCCTCGCGCATCACCCGCGTGCCCGAGCCCACCACGTGGAAGATCGGCCAGCTCGAGCGCTTCATCCCCACGGCGCCGACCGTGCCGGACGCGTGGCGCGCGCCGCCCCCTCCGCCTCCGCCCTCGCCCCGGCGGCCCGACGAGGACGAGCGCCTGCGCGGCCGTCTGCTGGCGCTCTCGGCGGGCGGCGCTTCCCGTCCCCTGGCGCCCGAGGAGCGCCTGGTCGAGGAGAGCCTGGACGAGGAGGAAGTGGCGGCGGGCATGCCCATGCCGGCCCCCTCCGTGGAGGCGCGCAACTACGAAGCACTGGCCGAACTGGCGCCAGGGGCCAACAAGGGCTCTTTCAGGGGCGCGCCCCCTGACGTGGGCGCCACGGCCGTGGGGCTGTCGCCGCCCGCCGCGTGGCGTCCGCCCCCCGTGGCGCCGAACTCGCCCGCGGCGCTGGCCGGCGGGTATGCCCTGACGTTCCCGGCGCAGCGGCGCGAGACGGTGCGCAGCGGCGGGGGCGAGCGGCGCGTGCCGCTGCTCACCGAGAGCTGGCCGGTGCAGCTCCAGCGGGACGTGTACCCGGCGCTCACGCCCACGGCGTTCCTGGTGGCGCAGCTGCGCAGCCCCTCCAAGCAGGTGCTGCCGGGCGGCGAGGCGCAGCTGTTCGTGGGGGCGGATCCCGCGGGGCAGGCGAAGCTGTCGGTGGTGGCGCCCGGCGAGCCCTTCACCCTGCCCTTGGGCGTGGACCCGGCGGTGCGCCCGGTGCGCAACGTGCGCGTGGTGTCCAAGGAGAAGGGCTTCCTCGGCAAGAAGGACGTCACCGACTACCTCGTGACGCTCGAGGTGGCCAACCCCTACCCGGTGCCGCTCGCCCTGGTGCTGCATGACCAGTGGCCCCTGTCGCGCAGCCAGGACGTGGAGGTGGAGCTGGTGCGCACCGAGCCCTCCGCCGAGCAGGACAAGGACAAGGGCACCCTCGTGTGGCGCCTGACGGTGCCGCCCTCGGCGAAGACGAGCGTGTCCTTCCACTACACCGTGCGCCTCCCCAAGGGCTGGCGCCTGACGCAGTCGCCCTGA
- a CDS encoding mucoidy inhibitor MuiA family protein, whose translation MHSLPLMMLALVAPTKISSVVVYPDRALVTRVETVACAPGALAVFESVPPAADPTSFRARSEEATVESLVAEERSREAAFGARSEAVRVKREALERELAELMDARARANAQLQLSEKLSDVAVERVTRELTESRPDARAWTTALDAALDLRLRAVADLSSREARVREVQRELSALREQAAFLAASAAWKERRVEVRIACTAEGRARVELQYMVGGAGWTPAYEARADEAHGHVELSTFASVRQSTGEEWSGVRLALSTARPRANATPPELQPLTLSAYEQAAQRKVLVRREERVEHAQAAGASGARGADGLTAVSQGVSVQLLVPEVAQVPGDGSDVRLRVARTTLPTTFVWRTVPKLRPLVFRVARLVNGAPFPLLPGKVDLFRGAGFIGQEALEQVPQGAPFQLTFGLEESLRVERVVVREVARDQGLFNSRRRFHYAYRFNLGNHLPRAEELELVEPIPVSELEDVTASLGEKTSGGHELNAVDGLITWKVKLQPAETRAIDLAFHVDVPSSYDMDGL comes from the coding sequence ATGCACTCCCTGCCCTTGATGATGTTGGCGCTCGTGGCCCCCACGAAGATCTCCTCCGTGGTCGTCTACCCGGACCGGGCCCTCGTCACGCGTGTGGAGACCGTGGCTTGTGCCCCGGGCGCGCTCGCCGTGTTCGAGTCGGTGCCGCCCGCGGCGGACCCCACGAGCTTCCGCGCCCGCTCGGAGGAGGCCACCGTGGAGAGCCTGGTGGCCGAGGAGCGCTCGCGCGAGGCGGCCTTTGGCGCGCGCAGCGAGGCCGTGCGGGTGAAGCGCGAGGCGCTCGAGCGCGAGCTGGCCGAGTTGATGGACGCGCGCGCGCGGGCCAATGCCCAGCTCCAGTTGAGCGAGAAGCTCTCGGACGTGGCCGTGGAGCGCGTGACGCGCGAGCTCACCGAGTCCCGTCCGGACGCCCGGGCCTGGACGACGGCCCTCGACGCCGCGCTGGACCTGCGCCTGCGCGCCGTGGCGGACCTGTCCTCGCGCGAGGCCCGTGTGCGCGAGGTGCAGCGCGAGCTGAGCGCGCTGCGCGAGCAGGCGGCCTTCCTCGCGGCCTCGGCGGCGTGGAAGGAGCGGCGGGTGGAGGTGCGCATCGCGTGCACCGCCGAGGGCCGGGCGCGCGTGGAGCTGCAATACATGGTGGGCGGCGCGGGCTGGACACCGGCCTATGAGGCGCGGGCCGACGAAGCCCACGGCCACGTGGAGCTGAGCACCTTCGCCTCCGTGCGCCAGTCCACCGGCGAGGAGTGGAGTGGCGTGCGCCTGGCGCTGTCCACCGCGCGGCCCCGGGCCAATGCCACGCCGCCCGAGCTCCAGCCGCTGACGCTGAGCGCCTACGAGCAGGCCGCCCAGCGCAAGGTGCTGGTGCGCCGCGAGGAGCGCGTGGAGCATGCCCAGGCGGCGGGGGCCTCCGGGGCGCGCGGCGCGGACGGGCTGACCGCCGTCTCCCAGGGCGTGTCCGTGCAGCTGCTCGTGCCCGAAGTGGCCCAGGTGCCCGGCGACGGGAGCGACGTGCGGCTGCGCGTGGCGCGCACGACGCTGCCCACCACCTTCGTCTGGCGCACCGTGCCCAAGCTGCGCCCGCTGGTGTTCCGCGTGGCCCGGCTCGTCAATGGCGCGCCCTTTCCCCTGCTGCCCGGCAAGGTGGACCTCTTCCGGGGCGCGGGCTTCATCGGGCAGGAGGCGCTGGAGCAGGTGCCCCAGGGCGCGCCCTTCCAGCTCACCTTCGGCCTGGAGGAGTCCCTGCGCGTGGAGCGTGTGGTGGTGCGCGAGGTCGCGCGGGACCAGGGCCTGTTCAACTCGCGGCGCCGCTTCCACTACGCCTACCGCTTCAACCTGGGCAACCACCTGCCGCGCGCCGAGGAGCTGGAGCTGGTGGAGCCCATCCCCGTCTCCGAGCTGGAGGACGTCACCGCCTCCCTGGGCGAGAAGACCAGCGGCGGCCACGAACTCAACGCGGTGGATGGCCTCATCACCTGGAAGGTGAAGCTCCAGCCGGCGGAGACGCGCGCCATCGACCTCGCCTTCCACGTGGACGTGCCGTCCAGCTACGACATGGACGGCCTGTAG